The following are from one region of the Silene latifolia isolate original U9 population chromosome 9, ASM4854445v1, whole genome shotgun sequence genome:
- the LOC141601835 gene encoding uncharacterized protein LOC141601835 produces MDFSDPEFMNSLRRTLENIHEINPCWQPRRGEPPRPVDEFKITELPEFEGGTEPEDYLEWERKIECMFEFKDLSDEKSCKYAILKLSKNASLWYENLKSERAREGKEKITSWETLKRKLRKRYVPKTHKLEMYRKVAELMQGTKSVVEYIAEFEQLNLMSKIEEQEEQKMARFCRGLNQSIVRVVDLQPYASFDMLCNVCLKVEGQQKGSHSTNNNYAKPSTWSKSETSKAAASSSTPSKPAIVQDGRPSESKNIVDPKERSLSRVHCFKCQGFGHFQSACPNKRNISLREAVSIRDDLYDEATEEEGIFYSYEEGNEEEEFVAYDAPIYDTALVLRRTLKTLAEPGKNEQRDQIFHTKCQIGDKWCSVIVDGGSCTNVASSKMVDKLALATTAHPRPYNLHWLDDGNKVKVTKQVRVGFSMRPYQDEVLCDVIPMDACHILLGRPWQFDRNVVHRGRSNEYVLTTNGKKVVLKPMSPEAVRAMHANQNKKPNLTILSSGREEFADVFLNDLPPGLPPLRGIEHQIDLIPGASLPNKAPYRCNPEETKEMQRQIEELMGRGYVRESLSPCAVPTLLVPKKDGTWRMCIDSRAVNNITVKYRF; encoded by the exons ATGGATTTTAGTGATCCTGAGTTTATGAATAGCCTTCGTAGGACATTGGAAAATATTCATGAGATCAATCCGTGTTGGCAGCCAAGGCGTGGAGAACCACCACGACCAGTGGACGAGTTCAAAATTACGGAGTTGCCCGAGTTTGAAGGAGGTACAGAACCAGAGGATTACCTAGAGTGGGAAAGAAAGATCGAATGCATGTTCGAATTTAAAGATTTGTCTGATGAAAAGAGTTGCAAGTATGCCATATTGAAGCTGAGCAAAAACGCTTCATTATGGTACGAGAACCTGAAGTCCGAGCGTGCACGAGAGGGCAAGGAAAAAATCACGTCTTGGGAAACTCTGAAGCGGAAATTGAGGAAGCGATATGTGCCTAAAACACATAAATTGGAGATGTATCGTAAGGTTGCGGAATTGATGCAGGGAACCAAGAGTGTGGTTGAGTATATTGCGGAATTTGAGCAGCTAAACTTGATGAGCAAAATTGAGGAACAAGAAGAGCAGAAAATGGCACGATTTTGTAGAGGATTAAATCAAAGCATAGTAAGGGTTGTCGACTTACAACCGTATGCGTCGTTTGACATGTTATGTAATGTTTGCTTAAAAGTGGAAGGACAACAGAAGGGTAGTCATTCGACAAACAACAATTATGCCAAGCCTTCTACTTGGTCAAAATCCGAGACTTCCAAGGCAGCAGCCAGTTCGAGCACTCCCTCGAAGCCTGCCATTGTGCAGGACGGCAGACCCTCAGAAAGTAAGAATATTGTCGACCCAAAGGAGCGGAGTTTGTCTAGGGTACATTGCTTTAAATGTCAGGGATTTGGTCACTTTCAGAGTGCCTGTCCTAATAAAAGAAATATCTCATTAAGAGAGGCAGTTAGCATCAGAGACGACCTTTACGACGAAGCAACAGAAGAGGAAGGAATATTTTATTCATATGAAGAGGGAAACGAAGAGGAGGAGTTTGTAGCATATGACGCTCCTATCTATGACACCGCTCTAGTTCTACGGCGTACACTGAAGACACTAGCAGAACCTGGTAAAAACGAACAAAGAGATCAAATTTTTCACACCAAGTGCCAAATTGGTGATAAATGGTGCAGCGTAATTGTTGACGGCGGAAGTTGTACTAATGTCGCTTCCTCCAAGATGGTGGATAAATTAGCTTTGGCTACTACGGCCCATCCCAGACCGTATAATTTACACTGGCTCGATGATGGCAACAAGGTGAAAGTTACTAAACAGGTTCGGGTTGGATTTTCTATGAGACCCTACCAGGACGAAGTGTTGTGCGATGTTATTCCAATGGATGCATGTCACATCTTGTTAGGACGACCCTGGCAGTTCGATAGAAATGTCGTTCACAGGGGCAGGAGTAATGAGTATGTATTAACTACAAATGGTAAGAAAGTGGTCCTAAAACCCATGTCTCCGGAGGCGGTACGAGCTATGCATGCTAATCAAAATAAGAAGCCTAATCTGACTATTTTATCTAGTGGACGTGAG GAGTTCGCTGACGTTTTTCTCAACGACTTGCCTCCCGGATTACCTCCACTTAGAGGTATAGAACACCAAATTGATTTGATACCAGGAGCGTCGTTACCCAACAAGGCTCCGTATCGCTGTAACCCGGAAGAGACCAAGGAGATGCAGCGACAAATTGAAGAATTAATGGGTCGCGGATATGTACGGGAAAGCTTGAGTCCGTGTGCCGTTCCAACTTTGTTGGTGCCAAAAAAAGACGGTACGTGGAGAATGTGTATCGACAGTCGGGCAGTCAATAACATCACTGTTAAATACCGGTTCTGA